The following proteins come from a genomic window of Gynuella sunshinyii YC6258:
- the trxA gene encoding thioredoxin TrxA, producing MSDAIIKVTDDSFEQDVLANEKPVLVDYWAEWCGPCKMIAPVLNDVAEDYGDKLVIAKLNIDENPNTPPKYGIRGIPTLMIFKGGNVVATKVGALSKSQLMEFVDSSI from the coding sequence ATGAGTGATGCAATTATTAAAGTAACCGACGACAGCTTTGAACAGGACGTACTGGCTAACGAAAAGCCCGTGCTGGTCGATTACTGGGCAGAATGGTGTGGTCCATGCAAAATGATCGCACCTGTTCTGAACGATGTGGCTGAAGACTATGGCGACAAGCTGGTCATTGCCAAACTGAATATCGATGAGAACCCCAATACTCCACCTAAATATGGCATCAGAGGAATCCCAACCCTGATGATTTTCAAAGGTGGCAACGTGGTTGCTACGAAAGTAGGAGCACTGTCAAAATCCCAATTAATGGAATTTGTTGATAGCAGTATCTGA